The following are from one region of the Halodesulfurarchaeum sp. HSR-GB genome:
- a CDS encoding NAD(P)-dependent oxidoreductase: MEVLVTGGLGYIGSALVPHLLDQESVTGVRILDDQSTGSPRNLLGSGLSNGQPLDVRAGDVREYGTVESATRGVDAVIHLAAITGAESTHDRREETFAVNYEGTENVLQAAEKHAVETVVFASSCNLYGRAAETELSEDAEPDPLNPYAESKYESEQLLRETAAESDLSTTALRMSTNFGYAPGIRFNLVVNHFVFQALTGRPLTVYGDGTNWRPFIHVRDAARAFAHAALNPEQYDQPVYNVGANDQNYQIKEIAAVVRSELDRDLEITYLEDRKPGPSYHVNFDRLAAGTDYEPEETLRSGIRDLAAQFES, from the coding sequence ATGGAGGTCCTGGTCACCGGCGGTCTGGGGTACATCGGTAGCGCACTGGTCCCACACCTGCTGGACCAGGAGTCAGTGACTGGCGTCAGGATTCTCGACGATCAATCGACCGGCAGCCCGCGGAACCTCTTGGGTTCGGGGCTGAGCAATGGCCAGCCCCTCGACGTGCGAGCCGGCGACGTCCGGGAGTATGGCACCGTCGAGAGCGCGACCCGAGGCGTCGATGCAGTCATCCACCTCGCGGCAATCACCGGCGCGGAGAGCACTCACGACCGCCGCGAAGAGACCTTCGCGGTGAACTACGAGGGCACCGAGAACGTCCTCCAGGCCGCCGAAAAACACGCCGTCGAGACCGTGGTCTTTGCCTCCTCGTGTAATCTTTACGGCCGGGCGGCGGAGACGGAGCTGTCAGAGGACGCCGAGCCGGACCCGCTGAACCCCTACGCCGAGTCCAAATACGAGTCCGAGCAACTCCTTCGGGAGACAGCGGCAGAGAGTGACCTCTCGACGACCGCGCTGCGGATGAGCACCAACTTCGGGTACGCACCCGGAATCCGGTTCAATCTCGTAGTGAACCACTTCGTGTTCCAGGCGCTGACGGGCCGGCCACTGACCGTCTACGGCGACGGCACCAACTGGCGGCCGTTCATCCACGTTCGAGACGCTGCACGGGCCTTCGCTCACGCGGCGCTCAATCCCGAGCAGTACGACCAGCCCGTCTACAACGTGGGCGCGAACGATCAGAACTACCAGATCAAGGAGATCGCGGCGGTGGTCCGTTCGGAGTTGGATCGTGATCTGGAGATCACCTATCTGGAAGATCGCAAACCGGGGCCGTCATACCACGTGAACTTCGATCGGCTCGCGGCGGGGACGGATTACGAGCCGGAAGAAACACTTCGGTCGGGTATTCGAGATCTGGCAGCCCAATTCGAATCATGA
- a CDS encoding antitoxin VapB family protein, giving the protein MGTKTIRVREEVYEQLRAQKRPDESFSDLLSRLTDRGTQFEAGFGALGDVDFEGGLDELDQLFERDFDQ; this is encoded by the coding sequence ATGGGGACGAAAACAATTCGGGTTCGTGAGGAGGTCTATGAACAGCTACGGGCACAGAAGCGCCCAGACGAAAGCTTCTCCGATTTACTATCGCGATTGACAGATCGGGGAACCCAGTTCGAAGCCGGGTTCGGGGCACTGGGTGATGTGGACTTCGAGGGTGGGTTGGACGAGTTGGATCAGCTCTTCGAGCGCGACTTCGATCAATGA
- a CDS encoding PIN domain-containing protein produces MIYADTDFFIALVKDDDWLQSRAAEIAREYEGEIYTSRSTLLELLVISDRFEFDRLAALSYALDIAHVEEDESVLFRAADYMDQHGLTAFDAYHVAYADSDPIVSSDKQIEAVTDQRIAIESGERD; encoded by the coding sequence ATGATCTATGCGGACACGGACTTTTTCATCGCACTGGTCAAAGACGACGACTGGCTCCAATCGCGGGCCGCGGAGATCGCCCGTGAGTACGAGGGCGAAATATACACGTCCCGCAGTACGCTCCTCGAACTACTCGTCATCTCGGACCGATTCGAGTTCGATCGACTGGCCGCACTCAGCTACGCCCTGGATATCGCTCACGTCGAAGAAGACGAATCGGTGCTCTTCCGGGCGGCCGATTACATGGACCAGCACGGGCTCACTGCCTTCGACGCCTATCACGTCGCCTATGCCGATTCCGATCCGATAGTGTCCTCTGACAAACAGATCGAAGCGGTGACTGACCAGCGGATCGCGATCGAATCCGGAGAGCGGGATTGA
- the glmU gene encoding bifunctional sugar-1-phosphate nucleotidylyltransferase/acetyltransferase, with amino-acid sequence MDTVILAAGEGTRMRPLTADRPKPMLPVADRPLLEHTIEAARSAGADRIILVIGYEGAAIRDHFGDFWDGLPIEYVEQSTQDGTADALQVASQELDDEPFAVLNGDGLYDPQSLRAVFEAGPAVGAMRVPNPSQYGVLELSEDESRVTGVIEKPADPPSDLVNTGAYVFPGEAVDWLDVAESERGERELTDVLDRACESTTVAPVEMDRWLDVGRPWELLDANEWLIGERSRAVAGNVHPGADLQGRVVVEPGATVRHGVVIEGPAMIREGATVGPNAYIRGTTLVDRNAQIGHAVEVKNSVVMAGASISHLSYVGDSVIGPDVNFGAGTVVANLRHDDQTVRATVKGESVDTGRRKFGCVCGPGAKTGINTSLNVGVTLDAGATTNPGAVVRRD; translated from the coding sequence ATGGACACCGTCATTCTCGCCGCGGGCGAGGGCACTCGAATGCGCCCGCTCACGGCGGATCGCCCGAAACCGATGCTGCCCGTCGCCGATCGGCCGCTCCTGGAGCACACCATCGAGGCAGCCCGGTCTGCGGGTGCGGACCGGATCATTCTCGTGATCGGCTACGAAGGGGCAGCTATCCGTGATCACTTCGGCGATTTCTGGGACGGCCTGCCCATCGAGTACGTCGAACAGTCCACCCAGGACGGAACCGCCGACGCCTTGCAAGTAGCGAGCCAGGAACTCGATGATGAGCCGTTTGCCGTGCTCAACGGCGATGGACTCTACGACCCACAATCGCTTCGCGCGGTCTTCGAGGCTGGGCCCGCCGTCGGCGCGATGCGCGTTCCGAACCCGAGTCAGTACGGCGTGCTCGAACTCTCCGAAGACGAGAGTCGCGTGACCGGCGTCATCGAGAAGCCGGCGGACCCGCCCTCGGATCTGGTGAACACCGGGGCCTACGTGTTCCCGGGCGAGGCCGTCGATTGGCTCGACGTGGCCGAAAGCGAGCGCGGCGAGCGGGAACTCACCGACGTGCTAGATCGGGCCTGTGAATCGACCACGGTGGCACCCGTCGAGATGGACCGGTGGCTCGACGTGGGTCGGCCCTGGGAACTTCTCGACGCGAACGAGTGGTTGATCGGGGAGCGGTCCCGGGCCGTCGCGGGGAACGTTCACCCGGGGGCTGACCTCCAGGGGCGTGTGGTAGTCGAACCCGGCGCGACAGTCCGTCACGGAGTGGTCATCGAGGGGCCGGCGATGATCCGTGAGGGAGCGACAGTCGGGCCGAACGCCTACATTCGAGGGACCACTCTGGTCGATCGGAACGCCCAGATCGGTCACGCCGTCGAAGTCAAAAACAGCGTGGTGATGGCCGGAGCGAGTATCTCACACCTCTCCTATGTCGGAGACAGCGTGATCGGGCCGGACGTCAATTTCGGGGCGGGGACCGTCGTCGCGAACCTGCGACACGACGACCAGACGGTCCGGGCGACGGTCAAAGGCGAATCGGTGGATACGGGTCGCCGGAAGTTCGGCTGTGTTTGTGGCCCGGGGGCGAAGACGGGCATCAACACGAGTCTCAACGTCGGTGTGACCCTCGACGCCGGGGCGACTACCAACCCGGGCGCGGTCGTCCGGCGAGACTGA
- the glmS gene encoding glutamine--fructose-6-phosphate transaminase (isomerizing) produces the protein MCGITGYVGDRDALPIVSSTLANLEYRGYDSAGVALGNSELEIYKAEGKIGELTLPDSSTARSGIGHTRWSTHGPPTDENAHPHTDCTGEIAVVHNGIIENHAELRAELGANHTFTSDTDTEVVPHLIEEHWDGGDLLDAVSAVVDRLAGSFAIAVLVEGRNEIVAARQDSPLVIGHGDGENFLASDVPAFVEHSRDVTFLEDGDVARIAPDGVEIYHDGERIERERTAIEWEAEAAEKGGYEHFMLKEIHEQPRALRQALTGRVDALSGDVDLDLGLPEEYLQSLEEIQIVAAGTSYHAGLYAKQLLEDLADVRVTTHVASEYEVGGGRDPWQTLVMAITQSGETADTLGALRRAKASGARTLAMTNTVGSTVTREADETVYIHAGPEIGVAATKTFVSQVATATMLAVALGRVRGTLSRDEAGAVLDSLRGLPGAIQQVLDREAEIEAIAQEYADREAFFFLGRRLGYPVALEGALKLKEISYDHAEGFAAGELKHGPLALVTENVLVLSVLTDGSNPEATLHNVAEVDTRGAATVGFGEPNGEQNVLDQSFPVPEAGLLEPVVANVYMQLFAYHVARSKGRAIDKPRNLAKSVTVQ, from the coding sequence ATGTGTGGAATTACCGGCTACGTCGGCGATCGCGACGCGCTCCCGATCGTCTCCTCGACACTGGCGAACCTGGAGTACCGGGGGTACGATTCCGCGGGTGTCGCCCTGGGGAACTCCGAACTGGAGATCTACAAGGCCGAGGGCAAGATCGGGGAATTGACGCTTCCGGACAGTTCCACGGCGCGAAGCGGGATCGGTCACACACGGTGGTCGACTCACGGGCCGCCAACGGACGAGAACGCCCACCCCCACACGGACTGTACGGGGGAAATCGCAGTCGTCCACAACGGCATCATCGAGAACCACGCCGAGTTGCGGGCCGAACTGGGAGCGAACCACACCTTCACGAGCGACACGGACACGGAAGTCGTCCCGCACCTGATCGAGGAACACTGGGATGGCGGGGACTTGCTCGACGCCGTGTCAGCGGTCGTCGATCGGCTTGCGGGGAGTTTCGCCATCGCGGTGCTCGTTGAGGGCCGGAACGAGATCGTGGCCGCACGCCAGGACAGTCCGCTCGTGATCGGTCACGGCGACGGCGAAAACTTCCTGGCGAGTGACGTGCCGGCCTTCGTCGAGCACTCCCGGGACGTGACCTTCCTCGAAGACGGGGACGTCGCCCGGATCGCGCCGGATGGGGTGGAGATCTACCACGACGGCGAGCGAATCGAACGGGAGCGGACAGCAATCGAGTGGGAGGCCGAAGCCGCGGAGAAAGGCGGCTACGAGCACTTCATGCTCAAGGAGATCCACGAGCAGCCCCGGGCGCTGCGCCAGGCGCTAACCGGACGGGTGGACGCGCTTTCCGGAGACGTGGATCTGGACCTGGGACTGCCCGAAGAGTATCTGCAATCCCTGGAGGAGATCCAGATCGTCGCGGCGGGGACCTCCTATCACGCCGGGTTGTACGCCAAACAGTTGCTGGAAGACCTGGCGGACGTTCGCGTGACCACGCACGTCGCAAGCGAGTACGAGGTGGGCGGGGGGCGGGACCCCTGGCAGACGCTGGTCATGGCGATCACCCAGAGTGGGGAAACCGCCGACACCCTGGGGGCCCTCCGAAGGGCCAAAGCGAGCGGTGCGCGCACGCTGGCCATGACGAACACGGTCGGGAGCACGGTCACTCGCGAGGCCGACGAGACCGTTTACATCCACGCCGGGCCGGAGATCGGCGTGGCAGCGACGAAGACCTTCGTCTCGCAAGTGGCGACGGCGACGATGCTGGCAGTCGCGCTTGGGCGGGTTCGAGGAACGCTGAGTCGGGACGAGGCCGGGGCGGTGCTCGACTCGCTCCGTGGGTTGCCCGGCGCGATCCAGCAGGTGCTCGATCGGGAGGCCGAGATCGAGGCGATCGCCCAGGAGTACGCCGACCGCGAGGCCTTCTTCTTCCTCGGGCGTCGGCTAGGGTACCCAGTCGCCCTTGAGGGAGCGCTGAAGCTGAAGGAGATCTCCTACGATCACGCGGAGGGATTCGCGGCCGGTGAGCTGAAACACGGGCCGCTGGCGCTCGTGACCGAGAACGTGCTCGTGCTGTCGGTGTTGACTGACGGCTCCAATCCGGAAGCGACGCTGCACAACGTGGCCGAAGTGGACACCCGCGGGGCGGCGACAGTTGGATTCGGTGAACCAAACGGCGAGCAGAATGTACTAGACCAGTCTTTCCCAGTGCCCGAAGCCGGATTACTAGAGCCGGTTGTCGCGAACGTCTACATGCAGCTGTTCGCGTATCACGTCGCCCGTTCGAAAGGGCGAGCGATCGACAAGCCGCGAAATCTGGCGAAGAGCGTTACCGTGCAGTGA
- a CDS encoding sugar phosphate nucleotidyltransferase encodes MKAVILAAGEGQRLSPLTNVRPKPMLPVANEPILARVIEAVSAAGIEEILLVVGYKSDRIQQAIGDGDDWGVDVTYVTQAKQLGTGDAVLQAEPHVAEDFLVLNGDRVTDSQVLTDVIERREATGETVMAVTRAEERSLYGVVELDGDRVIDIIEKPEPHEIDSDLINAGVYAFGPEIFEAIRATSTHGELELTDVLSFHLDRQPIQAVPDRQPWLDVSRPWDLLSVNAALLDEEDTGDRASIDPTAAVSAGVALGSNVQVYPNATVLNGTAIGDNVTIGPNATVSNSILMADVTVEAGAVVRDAIVAENVTIGPNATIVGGKADVILQETVHRDVTLGGVIGDNAIMGGAVTVHPGSFVGNGATVAHGAQIDGRIEPNGTVQ; translated from the coding sequence ATGAAGGCAGTCATCCTGGCCGCTGGCGAGGGTCAGCGGCTCTCCCCCCTGACGAACGTCCGCCCGAAACCGATGCTTCCAGTCGCGAACGAACCGATTCTGGCACGGGTCATCGAGGCCGTCTCCGCGGCCGGCATCGAGGAGATCCTCCTCGTGGTCGGCTACAAGTCCGACCGCATCCAGCAGGCGATCGGCGACGGCGACGACTGGGGTGTCGATGTCACCTACGTAACGCAGGCAAAACAGCTCGGTACTGGAGACGCCGTCCTGCAGGCCGAGCCCCACGTTGCGGAGGACTTCCTGGTGCTGAACGGTGATCGGGTCACCGACAGCCAGGTCCTCACCGACGTCATCGAACGTCGCGAGGCGACCGGCGAGACGGTCATGGCTGTCACACGGGCCGAAGAGCGCTCCCTCTATGGCGTGGTCGAGTTGGACGGCGATCGAGTCATCGACATCATCGAGAAACCCGAGCCACACGAGATCGACTCGGATCTGATCAACGCCGGGGTGTACGCCTTCGGGCCGGAGATCTTCGAGGCCATTCGGGCGACCTCGACACACGGGGAACTCGAACTGACCGACGTGCTCTCGTTCCACCTGGATCGCCAACCGATTCAGGCCGTTCCCGACCGGCAGCCCTGGCTCGACGTCAGCCGCCCCTGGGACCTGCTCTCGGTCAATGCGGCGTTGCTCGACGAGGAGGATACGGGCGATCGGGCGTCGATCGATCCGACGGCCGCCGTCTCCGCTGGCGTGGCACTCGGATCAAACGTCCAGGTCTACCCGAACGCCACCGTCTTGAACGGGACGGCGATCGGCGACAACGTCACGATCGGGCCGAACGCCACGGTCTCGAACTCGATTCTGATGGCCGACGTGACAGTCGAGGCTGGCGCAGTCGTCCGGGACGCCATCGTCGCGGAGAACGTCACGATCGGGCCGAACGCGACCATCGTGGGCGGGAAAGCCGACGTGATCCTGCAGGAGACCGTGCATCGCGACGTGACCCTCGGCGGCGTGATCGGAGACAACGCAATCATGGGGGGTGCGGTGACGGTCCATCCCGGGAGTTTCGTCGGCAACGGAGCAACAGTGGCACACGGCGCACAGATCGACGGCCGCATCGAACCGAACGGAACGGTCCAATAA
- a CDS encoding PIN domain-containing protein gives MKLLETSYLVDYERGRASARDFFAANEHVPLVASTVSMFELAFGVVWDSKRELSELQESLRWVDFLEFSTLDAIEGARIQAELQSAGDRIPIGDVMIAGVARNRGATLVAGDDHFESIDGLSIENHRHA, from the coding sequence ATGAAACTGCTCGAAACGAGCTACTTGGTCGATTACGAACGTGGGCGGGCGTCAGCCAGAGATTTTTTCGCCGCAAACGAACACGTCCCACTCGTCGCATCGACTGTCTCGATGTTCGAGCTGGCGTTTGGCGTGGTCTGGGATTCCAAGCGAGAGCTGTCCGAACTTCAGGAGTCGCTTCGATGGGTGGACTTCCTCGAGTTTTCCACGCTGGACGCAATCGAGGGGGCCCGTATCCAGGCGGAATTGCAATCAGCGGGGGATCGAATTCCCATCGGCGACGTCATGATCGCAGGGGTAGCTCGCAACCGTGGGGCGACCCTTGTTGCTGGTGACGACCACTTCGAGTCAATCGACGGACTGTCCATTGAGAACCACAGACACGCGTAG
- a CDS encoding helix-turn-helix domain-containing protein, protein MDEPDPEWLLERLDLGEYEVRALTELLTIGRTTAPTLSEATGIPKARIYDVLSELSDRGFLKVIPGRPKEYQPKPPAEILDRAIENRRQTFESERQSIQSMREAFLETFQSRFEAASQDITPTEELFWVVDVGEVSERETRQLYAAAEERIRVFTKSFEYLPAVKEALSAAADRGVDVRVLFVHEEYLEPDNQAVQAERMDTLDAIAGVDYRISESKLPVRGTLADPSMEYESGKALFLVEEEDIPLALRQAAVTENASFVAGMNRLFELTWEYESLEG, encoded by the coding sequence ATGGACGAACCGGATCCCGAGTGGCTGCTCGAACGCCTCGATCTCGGCGAGTACGAGGTCCGGGCCCTCACGGAGTTGCTCACCATCGGCCGGACGACCGCTCCCACACTCTCGGAGGCTACGGGTATTCCCAAGGCTCGCATCTACGACGTCCTCTCCGAACTGAGCGACCGTGGGTTCCTCAAGGTCATCCCGGGCCGGCCGAAGGAGTACCAGCCAAAGCCCCCCGCGGAGATCCTCGATCGGGCCATCGAGAACCGTCGCCAGACCTTCGAATCCGAGCGTCAGTCGATCCAGTCGATGCGCGAGGCGTTCCTCGAGACCTTCCAGAGTCGCTTCGAGGCGGCCAGCCAGGACATCACGCCAACGGAGGAACTCTTCTGGGTGGTCGACGTGGGTGAGGTCTCCGAACGGGAGACCCGCCAGCTCTATGCCGCGGCCGAGGAGCGGATTCGAGTCTTCACGAAGAGTTTCGAGTATCTCCCGGCCGTCAAGGAGGCCCTGTCTGCCGCCGCGGATCGTGGGGTTGACGTGCGGGTGCTCTTCGTTCACGAAGAGTATCTCGAACCCGATAACCAGGCCGTCCAGGCTGAGCGAATGGACACACTCGATGCTATCGCGGGTGTCGACTATCGAATCAGCGAGTCGAAACTCCCCGTCCGCGGCACGCTGGCCGATCCGAGTATGGAGTACGAGTCCGGGAAGGCTCTGTTCCTGGTCGAGGAGGAGGACATCCCGCTGGCGCTTCGACAGGCGGCAGTCACCGAGAACGCATCCTTCGTGGCCGGGATGAACCGGCTGTTCGAACTGACCTGGGAGTATGAATCCCTGGAGGGCTGA
- a CDS encoding NAD-dependent epimerase/dehydratase family protein has protein sequence MSTTETSPTIAITGAAGFIGSRVVKDLQEAHPDWELIALDNFYLGEVRQIGELVVEEVDIRDRDALEATLSGADVVLHLAAISGVEDATAHPDLTYEVNVQGTNNVAWFCRKTGAGMVFPLSMATTLGNPDEFPITTDHERDPMNWYGRSKVLGEQAVETYADGAFPAHLFMKSNLYGEHEIGDQVVSKGTVINFFVDRVFTDDPLTVYEPGTQARNYVHVTDVARAYVKSAEKLLEQLEAGETGASAYEIASDEDPSVMSVAKTVQEIAAEKGIETEVTLVENPRESESMVSEFEIDTSKAKRELGWEPELTIEASVRRLLEKRTAQLVN, from the coding sequence ATGAGCACCACTGAAACTTCACCAACGATCGCCATCACCGGCGCAGCGGGATTCATCGGCAGTCGTGTCGTGAAAGACCTGCAGGAAGCACACCCTGACTGGGAACTCATCGCGTTGGACAACTTCTACCTGGGTGAGGTGCGACAGATCGGAGAGCTCGTCGTCGAAGAGGTCGACATCCGGGATCGAGATGCCCTGGAGGCGACCCTCTCCGGTGCCGATGTCGTCTTGCACCTGGCCGCGATCAGCGGCGTGGAGGACGCCACGGCGCACCCGGATTTGACCTACGAGGTCAACGTCCAGGGGACGAACAACGTCGCCTGGTTCTGTCGAAAGACCGGTGCGGGGATGGTCTTCCCGTTGAGCATGGCGACCACACTGGGGAATCCCGACGAGTTCCCCATCACGACAGATCACGAACGGGACCCGATGAACTGGTACGGCCGGAGCAAGGTCCTGGGCGAGCAGGCCGTCGAGACCTACGCCGATGGGGCGTTTCCGGCCCACCTGTTCATGAAGTCGAACCTTTATGGGGAGCACGAGATCGGCGACCAGGTGGTCTCGAAGGGGACGGTGATCAACTTCTTCGTCGATCGCGTGTTCACGGACGACCCGCTCACGGTCTACGAGCCGGGAACCCAGGCCCGCAACTACGTTCACGTCACGGACGTGGCCCGTGCCTACGTCAAGAGCGCCGAGAAACTCCTGGAGCAACTCGAGGCCGGCGAGACCGGAGCCAGCGCCTACGAGATCGCGAGCGACGAGGACCCCAGCGTGATGTCCGTCGCGAAGACCGTCCAGGAGATCGCTGCCGAGAAGGGGATCGAGACCGAGGTCACACTGGTCGAGAACCCACGCGAGAGCGAGTCCATGGTGAGCGAGTTCGAAATCGATACGTCGAAAGCAAAGCGAGAGCTTGGTTGGGAGCCCGAGTTGACCATCGAAGCGAGCGTCCGGCGGTTGTTGGAGAAGCGGACCGCACAGCTGGTCAATTGA
- a CDS encoding antitoxin VapB family protein, whose product MSRKTVSLTEDAYKRLKAKKRENESFSDVVNRLIAGVKLQDFHGLLAEDTAEAVSEAVDSRRSEHATQQKGRLGRLMDQSGDAS is encoded by the coding sequence GTGTCGAGGAAGACGGTTTCCCTCACCGAAGACGCCTACAAGCGCTTGAAGGCCAAAAAACGGGAGAACGAGAGCTTCAGTGACGTCGTGAACCGGCTGATAGCCGGTGTCAAACTGCAGGATTTTCACGGGTTGCTTGCCGAAGACACCGCCGAAGCGGTCTCTGAAGCAGTCGATTCACGGCGAAGCGAACACGCGACCCAGCAAAAAGGCCGCCTGGGACGATTAATGGACCAAAGCGGAGACGCTTCGTGA
- a CDS encoding AbrB/MazE/SpoVT family DNA-binding domain-containing protein, whose product MSGTAKTDDRGRIVIPRAVREKHGDRYRIVELDDRVELIPLRSDPIEGLQDAVGDAFEGKTIAEIKAEARQTAREEALSEDTT is encoded by the coding sequence ATGAGTGGAACAGCAAAGACGGATGATCGTGGGCGGATCGTCATTCCCCGAGCGGTACGGGAGAAACACGGCGACCGCTACCGCATCGTCGAACTCGACGATCGAGTGGAACTCATTCCCCTCCGATCCGACCCAATCGAGGGGCTTCAGGACGCGGTCGGGGACGCGTTCGAGGGGAAGACGATCGCAGAAATCAAAGCCGAGGCCCGACAGACCGCTCGCGAGGAGGCCCTTTCCGAGGACACGACATGA
- a CDS encoding NAD-dependent epimerase/dehydratase family protein, with protein MTILLTGGDGYLGWPTALRIASRTDDRVVLVDNFARREWVENVGSRSATPVAPISERLDAAEEVLGITNLSFVEGDLADKEFTDELLGIHEPEVIVHAAAQPSAPYSQINGERANYTQHNNMQATRNLLWGLEEQDLTDTHFIETTTTGVYGAPEFPIPEGGATMENQGEEDEVPFPAMAGSWYHLTKSHDAANMRLAHQQFDIPISDVRTSIIYGAGTDETQADERLATRFDFDYYFGVVAHRFAAQAVAGYPMTVYGKGEQRKPFGSLEDAVEGLARLALMDPEERESGHTVYNQVTRPISIVEVAETIADVAGEFGYDVAVKHFENPRDEDETHEMEIENDRYLDLIDEQRVTFEEGMRETIGTISEYEEIITAHEDRFLPGVLED; from the coding sequence ATGACCATTCTGCTCACCGGCGGCGACGGCTACCTCGGGTGGCCGACCGCCCTGCGGATCGCCAGTCGCACCGACGACCGAGTCGTTCTCGTCGACAATTTCGCCCGCCGCGAGTGGGTCGAGAACGTCGGTTCGCGCAGCGCGACACCCGTCGCCCCGATCTCCGAGCGACTGGACGCCGCCGAGGAAGTCCTGGGAATCACGAACCTCTCCTTCGTCGAGGGTGACCTGGCGGACAAGGAGTTCACGGACGAACTGCTCGGAATCCACGAACCCGAGGTCATCGTCCACGCCGCGGCCCAGCCCTCCGCGCCCTACTCCCAGATCAACGGCGAGCGGGCGAACTACACCCAGCACAACAACATGCAGGCCACGCGGAACCTGCTCTGGGGGCTGGAGGAACAGGACCTCACCGATACTCACTTCATCGAGACCACGACGACCGGGGTCTACGGCGCACCCGAGTTCCCGATCCCAGAGGGTGGCGCGACGATGGAAAACCAGGGCGAAGAAGACGAAGTGCCCTTCCCCGCGATGGCCGGTAGCTGGTATCACCTCACAAAGAGCCACGACGCCGCGAACATGCGGCTGGCCCACCAGCAGTTCGACATCCCGATCTCGGACGTTCGGACCTCGATCATCTACGGGGCGGGAACCGACGAGACCCAGGCCGACGAACGGCTGGCCACCCGGTTTGACTTCGATTACTACTTCGGCGTGGTCGCCCATCGCTTCGCGGCGCAGGCCGTCGCGGGCTACCCGATGACCGTCTACGGCAAGGGCGAGCAGCGAAAGCCCTTCGGCAGCCTCGAAGACGCGGTCGAGGGCCTGGCACGACTGGCGCTCATGGACCCCGAGGAGCGCGAGTCGGGACACACCGTCTACAACCAGGTGACCCGGCCGATCAGCATCGTCGAGGTGGCAGAGACCATCGCCGACGTGGCCGGGGAGTTCGGCTACGACGTCGCCGTCAAGCACTTCGAGAACCCACGTGACGAGGACGAGACCCACGAGATGGAGATCGAGAACGACCGTTACCTCGATCTGATCGACGAACAGCGCGTGACCTTCGAGGAGGGCATGCGCGAGACCATCGGGACCATCAGCGAGTACGAGGAGATCATCACGGCCCACGAGGACCGGTTCCTCCCCGGCGTCCTCGAAGACTGA